From one Vibrio palustris genomic stretch:
- a CDS encoding amidase family protein, translated as MSMDTRIFCQQGPMHLAPTQTGCLSGYRFVFKDLFDVAGYVTGAGNPQWLATHEPANETSPLITSLLACGAECVGRVQTDELAYSLNGQNIHYGTPINPAALECIPGGSSSGSAVSVASDLADFAIGTDTGGSVRVPASYTNIYGLRPTHGVLSLNAAFELAGRFDTAGLLAKRLNVLHSVFDALYPSDEPVNQIDSLYLDDAFLTLLGIERLERLEKWCQASKIPLKRGAICQHSEWTPSILSEIFRTIQGYDIIQNHGEWLSHHGHSLDPAIATRVQWARQISEKDYGIALEQRTTFSQWLHREICQTQSLWVLPTTPSGPPALDMQEPALAEYRSHLMGLTAYAGLASLPQLHLPMEHLPQGPCGVSLLGAPYQDAELLTLATRLTDQDCCDEPRIESNINTGDADDD; from the coding sequence ATGAGTATGGATACTCGAATCTTTTGTCAGCAAGGGCCAATGCACTTGGCCCCGACTCAAACTGGTTGCCTTTCTGGTTATCGGTTTGTGTTTAAAGATCTTTTTGATGTGGCGGGCTACGTGACGGGGGCTGGTAATCCCCAGTGGCTTGCCACGCATGAACCGGCGAATGAAACCTCACCACTGATTACTTCTTTGCTTGCATGCGGCGCAGAATGTGTTGGTCGTGTGCAAACTGACGAGCTAGCTTATAGCCTCAATGGACAAAATATCCATTATGGCACACCTATCAACCCTGCCGCGCTAGAGTGTATTCCTGGGGGCTCATCAAGTGGCTCTGCTGTTTCTGTGGCAAGTGATCTAGCAGATTTTGCGATAGGGACCGATACGGGCGGCTCAGTCAGGGTTCCGGCAAGTTACACCAATATTTATGGATTACGTCCTACACACGGTGTCTTGAGTTTAAACGCCGCATTTGAGTTAGCGGGGCGTTTCGATACAGCGGGTTTGTTGGCCAAACGGCTTAATGTGCTCCACAGTGTATTTGACGCGTTATATCCAAGCGATGAACCAGTAAACCAGATCGATAGTTTATATCTAGATGATGCGTTTTTAACCTTGCTAGGTATTGAACGGTTAGAGCGTTTAGAAAAGTGGTGCCAAGCGTCAAAGATTCCCCTTAAAAGGGGCGCTATTTGCCAACACAGTGAATGGACTCCAAGCATACTCAGTGAAATATTCCGTACTATTCAAGGCTATGACATTATTCAAAATCACGGAGAGTGGTTATCTCACCATGGCCACAGTTTAGATCCTGCTATCGCAACACGGGTGCAGTGGGCTAGGCAGATCAGCGAGAAGGATTATGGTATTGCGCTAGAGCAACGTACAACGTTTAGCCAATGGCTTCATAGGGAAATTTGTCAGACACAAAGTCTTTGGGTATTACCAACCACACCTTCTGGTCCGCCAGCACTCGATATGCAAGAGCCTGCGTTAGCCGAATACCGCTCGCATTTAATGGGCTTAACGGCGTACGCTGGCTTAGCGAGCTTACCGCAATTACATCTACCGATGGAACACTTACCGCAAGGTCCATGTGGGGTTTCATTGTTAGGTGCGCCATACCAAGATGCTGAATTATTGACATTGGCCACACGTCTTACCGATCAAGATTGTTGTGACGAACCGCGCATCGAAAGCAACATAAACACAGGTGATGCCGATGACGACTAA
- a CDS encoding bile acid:sodium symporter family protein, with the protein MKILAKIKKEWFILGMMAAIALAVFTPNLGKTDGILHLDVVTSVGIALVFFLHGLGLSPQAIKAGLSNWKLHIYVQLATFAAYPLLWVIFGNQFLAFMPAPLAFGFCYLFSLPSTVSSSVTMTSVGKGNVPGAIFNASLSSIIGVFITPALVEAFMGLQGADMNFWEAVLDIGKLLLIPMIAGQLLRPYLVAWMTRHKAIVGKLDKYVIILIVYNAFCDSMINQIWTQFSPSLLVLSIVVCVVVLIVMVHGIQWGARLCGFSMPDEVTAIFCGSKKTLAAGIPMAKVIFASDPNLGMILLPIMLYHPLQIFYCAIIANRYAAKATDTDKVATAS; encoded by the coding sequence ATGAAAATATTAGCAAAGATTAAAAAAGAATGGTTTATTTTAGGAATGATGGCTGCCATAGCGTTGGCGGTGTTTACACCTAATCTTGGCAAAACAGATGGTATTTTGCATTTGGATGTTGTGACCAGTGTTGGTATAGCCTTGGTCTTTTTTTTACACGGTTTAGGTTTGTCGCCGCAAGCGATTAAAGCAGGCTTATCAAATTGGAAGTTGCACATCTATGTACAACTGGCGACGTTTGCAGCCTACCCGTTGTTGTGGGTTATTTTTGGCAACCAATTTTTAGCCTTTATGCCAGCACCGCTCGCATTCGGCTTCTGTTACCTCTTTTCCTTGCCAAGTACCGTATCCTCATCTGTCACCATGACCAGTGTCGGCAAAGGCAATGTTCCAGGAGCGATTTTTAACGCATCATTATCATCCATTATTGGTGTGTTTATTACACCTGCGTTAGTTGAAGCCTTCATGGGATTGCAAGGAGCAGACATGAATTTTTGGGAGGCGGTGCTGGATATCGGTAAGTTATTACTGATTCCTATGATCGCCGGTCAATTATTACGCCCTTATCTGGTGGCTTGGATGACTCGTCATAAAGCCATTGTCGGTAAACTTGATAAATACGTCATTATTCTAATTGTGTATAACGCGTTTTGTGATTCGATGATTAACCAAATTTGGACGCAATTTTCGCCGAGTTTATTAGTGTTATCGATAGTGGTGTGTGTCGTGGTACTTATCGTTATGGTCCATGGTATTCAATGGGGCGCCCGCTTGTGTGGTTTTAGTATGCCTGATGAAGTGACGGCCATTTTTTGTGGTTCAAAGAAAACATTGGCGGCTGGAATTCCGATGGCCAAAGTGATTTTTGCCAGTGACCCGAATTTAGGCATGATTTTGCTGCCTATCATGCTATACCACCCGCTGCAGATCTTTTACTGCGCAATTATTGCTAATCGCTATGCAGCGAAAGCCACGGACACAGATAAAGTCGCGACAGCCTCTTAA
- a CDS encoding MurR/RpiR family transcriptional regulator: MTNRVDSLSERIAHHYEQLSHSGRRIADYLQGHPDKIVMQSTAQIAIACDVSKTTVSRFIRQLGYKDHLALREEVIAQREQGVPVLTSEIADPSIRHEVSALEQLWSQLANMDMTRLIQPIANARRVVVIGYRNSYPVALHLRQQLMQCRDNVLLLPLPGQTVGEDLSQLNDGDFIIVIGIRRRIAHFSKLMEYVSHMDVLLITDQSGQRYSQQCQHMLVCHMDNHAPLDSYAVPMSLVSFLVNQVYLQLGSDAVTKSRQISQSYSQLHEVE, from the coding sequence ATGACTAACCGAGTGGATTCACTGAGTGAACGTATTGCTCATCACTATGAACAATTGAGCCACAGTGGGCGGCGGATTGCTGATTATCTACAGGGACATCCGGATAAGATTGTGATGCAGTCCACTGCGCAGATTGCCATTGCCTGCGATGTGTCGAAAACGACAGTGAGTCGGTTTATACGCCAACTCGGATATAAAGATCATTTAGCATTGCGTGAAGAAGTTATCGCGCAGCGTGAGCAAGGTGTACCTGTACTGACATCTGAGATTGCAGATCCGAGTATTCGACATGAAGTGAGCGCGCTTGAACAGTTATGGTCGCAACTTGCCAATATGGATATGACCCGCTTGATACAGCCAATAGCGAATGCACGGCGAGTAGTGGTGATTGGCTATCGTAATAGTTATCCAGTTGCGTTACATTTACGCCAGCAGTTGATGCAATGCCGTGACAACGTGCTATTACTTCCATTGCCTGGGCAAACCGTTGGTGAAGATCTCAGTCAACTGAACGACGGTGACTTTATTATTGTCATAGGTATACGCCGGCGTATCGCCCATTTTTCTAAATTAATGGAGTATGTCAGCCATATGGATGTGTTGTTGATCACTGACCAATCAGGTCAACGTTATAGCCAGCAATGCCAGCATATGCTGGTGTGTCATATGGACAATCATGCGCCTTTGGACAGTTATGCGGTACCGATGAGTTTAGTGTCTTTTTTGGTCAATCAGGTCTATCTCCAATTAGGAAGTGACGCGGTCACTAAAAGTCGTCAAATCAGTCAGAGTTATTCTCAGTTACATGAAGTAGAATAG
- a CDS encoding NCS1 family nucleobase:cation symporter-1 yields the protein MDKDFPVSPRLSNVDLAPDKEQKWGWYSIFAFWMSDIHSVGGYVFAASLFALGLNGIQVFISLLVGIMIVMVFANLMGRPGQQSGAPFPVVARMAFGVFGANVPAVIRGLIAVVWYGIQTFLASSSFIILLLYFFPSLASLRETSFIGLSYLGWIGFMSMWVLQAVVFMFGMDMIRKVIDWSGPAIYIAMFALCCYMINQAGWDNIQFSLGDKELSGSDAILQMVIASALVAGYFAGPTLNFSDFSRYCGSYKKLKLGNWLGLPLNFIVFSAFSVIIVSASMPVFGEMITDPVETVRRLDSGLITVLGALTFIFATVGINIVANFVAPAFDFSNVSPQKINFKLGGFIAAIGSVVLTPWNLFNNPQVIHYTVDVLGAMIGPLYGIIIVDYYIIKRRQMDIPSLYTESKQGLYWYKNGINMKSIYALVASGLIAIVATFMIPGLANYALFIGGGSAAVFYRYLMQTQIATQTVYNPATPVK from the coding sequence ATGGATAAGGATTTTCCAGTAAGCCCGCGATTAAGTAATGTGGATCTTGCACCAGATAAAGAACAAAAGTGGGGCTGGTATAGTATCTTCGCTTTTTGGATGTCAGACATTCATAGCGTAGGTGGTTATGTGTTTGCCGCCAGTTTGTTTGCGCTTGGTCTCAATGGCATTCAAGTGTTCATTAGTTTGTTAGTGGGCATCATGATAGTGATGGTATTTGCCAATTTAATGGGTCGTCCTGGTCAGCAGTCTGGGGCCCCGTTTCCTGTTGTCGCAAGGATGGCGTTTGGAGTGTTTGGCGCTAATGTTCCTGCGGTCATTCGTGGTCTCATTGCGGTAGTTTGGTATGGTATTCAAACCTTTTTAGCTTCTAGCTCGTTTATCATTCTACTGTTGTACTTTTTCCCAAGCCTAGCGTCTTTAAGAGAGACAAGTTTTATTGGTTTGTCTTATCTCGGTTGGATTGGCTTTATGTCCATGTGGGTATTGCAAGCTGTTGTCTTTATGTTCGGTATGGATATGATTCGTAAAGTGATTGATTGGTCAGGGCCAGCCATTTATATTGCTATGTTTGCTTTATGTTGTTACATGATCAACCAAGCGGGTTGGGACAATATTCAGTTCAGTCTCGGCGATAAAGAACTTAGCGGCAGTGATGCTATTTTACAGATGGTCATTGCATCTGCGTTAGTCGCCGGATATTTCGCCGGTCCCACTTTAAACTTTAGCGATTTCTCTCGCTATTGTGGTAGCTATAAAAAATTGAAACTCGGTAACTGGTTAGGTCTACCACTCAATTTTATCGTGTTTTCGGCTTTTAGTGTCATTATTGTCTCTGCTTCTATGCCCGTTTTTGGTGAGATGATTACGGATCCTGTAGAGACTGTCCGTCGTCTCGATAGTGGTTTGATCACGGTACTAGGGGCTTTGACATTTATCTTTGCCACTGTGGGTATTAATATTGTCGCGAACTTTGTTGCGCCAGCGTTCGATTTCTCAAACGTGTCCCCTCAAAAAATCAACTTTAAACTGGGTGGTTTCATCGCGGCTATTGGTTCAGTTGTGCTCACACCTTGGAATTTATTTAATAACCCTCAAGTGATTCACTATACCGTTGATGTATTAGGCGCCATGATTGGGCCCTTGTATGGCATTATCATTGTCGATTATTACATAATCAAACGCCGCCAAATGGATATTCCGTCGCTATATACCGAATCTAAGCAAGGGTTGTACTGGTATAAGAATGGTATCAATATGAAGAGCATCTATGCGTTGGTTGCTTCCGGATTGATTGCGATTGTTGCGACTTTCATGATACCAGGGTTGGCCAACTACGCCTTATTTATTGGCGGAGGCTCTGCCGCAGTATTTTATCGTTACCTTATGCAAACACAGATTGCGACGCAGACGGTTTATAACCCAGCCACACCTGTTAAATAA
- a CDS encoding GntR family transcriptional regulator, whose translation MPTDEHIYQQMRNAIVEHQLIPGTRLPEDKLSDAFGVSRTVTRKVLQRLALERFVTLQANKGAFVTQPTEKESLDVLNTRIMLEPLLIPAIVANWSDAHSHRFRAMIKQENQANANHQHEQAIQLTARFHFELAYLADNAIMANYIEQLCYRSSLIIAAYGSHSSVSCDCDDHAQLISLFEQQDTVAAQDWMVRHLDNIKASIQFEKDASVDVDFQALFAHSTPYAIQ comes from the coding sequence ATGCCAACGGATGAACACATTTACCAACAGATGCGTAATGCGATTGTCGAACATCAATTGATTCCGGGCACTCGCCTGCCAGAAGACAAACTATCAGACGCGTTTGGTGTGAGCCGTACGGTGACACGTAAGGTTTTACAACGGTTAGCATTAGAACGTTTTGTAACATTACAAGCGAACAAAGGAGCGTTCGTAACCCAGCCGACCGAAAAAGAGTCGTTAGATGTGCTCAATACGCGCATAATGTTGGAGCCCTTGCTAATCCCCGCGATTGTCGCGAATTGGTCCGATGCCCACTCGCATCGTTTTCGTGCGATGATCAAGCAAGAAAATCAAGCAAATGCTAATCACCAACATGAGCAAGCCATTCAGTTAACAGCTCGCTTCCACTTTGAACTCGCTTACTTGGCGGATAATGCCATTATGGCCAACTATATTGAACAACTTTGCTACCGCTCTTCATTGATCATTGCCGCTTATGGCTCTCACAGTAGCGTGAGCTGTGATTGTGACGATCATGCTCAGCTGATTAGCTTGTTTGAACAACAAGACACCGTGGCCGCCCAGGATTGGATGGTACGCCACCTAGACAATATAAAAGCCTCAATTCAATTTGAAAAAGACGCCTCCGTCGATGTCGACTTCCAAGCGCTCTTTGCGCACTCAACGCCCTATGCTATCCAATAG
- a CDS encoding aspartate/glutamate racemase family protein, which produces MKIQLINPNTSQPMTQKMAQAAQAIALPGTQIIATQPQHGPKSIESAFDDVIAAAALMDEIADGYHANVDAHIIACFGDPGLDAAREIATAPVIGIAEAAFHAASLVCRRFSVVTTLSSTVPTAHHLLEHYGFAHLCAQVRATDIPVLDLEKHSEAVYQQLVNECWQAIHQDNAQAIVLGCAGMADIVARLREALPVPIIDGVTAAVTFAESLVRLGLTTSKHGHYAVPKTKPFIGRYQHWNR; this is translated from the coding sequence ATGAAAATACAGTTAATCAATCCCAACACCAGTCAACCAATGACACAAAAAATGGCGCAGGCAGCACAAGCGATCGCTCTTCCCGGAACCCAAATTATCGCCACTCAGCCACAACATGGACCCAAAAGTATCGAATCTGCATTCGACGATGTGATTGCGGCGGCGGCATTAATGGATGAGATCGCCGATGGATATCACGCGAACGTTGACGCACATATTATTGCTTGTTTTGGTGATCCTGGGTTAGATGCTGCCCGTGAAATCGCGACAGCCCCCGTTATTGGTATTGCCGAAGCGGCTTTTCATGCCGCCAGCTTGGTATGTCGTCGTTTTAGCGTCGTGACCACATTAAGCAGCACCGTCCCTACTGCTCATCATTTGTTAGAACACTATGGTTTTGCCCATTTATGTGCCCAAGTTCGTGCCACAGACATTCCAGTGTTAGACCTTGAAAAGCATTCAGAGGCAGTCTACCAACAACTTGTTAATGAATGCTGGCAAGCCATTCATCAAGATAATGCCCAAGCGATTGTACTGGGTTGTGCGGGAATGGCGGATATCGTTGCGCGGTTACGTGAAGCGCTACCGGTTCCGATTATTGACGGTGTCACAGCCGCTGTAACATTCGCTGAAAGCTTAGTGCGGTTAGGGTTGACCACCAGCAAACACGGACATTATGCCGTGCCGAAAACCAAACCATTTATTGGCCGCTATCAACATTGGAACCGCTAA
- the puuE gene encoding allantoinase PuuE, with the protein MTYQPPRDYTGYGRQIPHAQWPNQARVAVQFVLNYEEGGENCLLHGDKQSETFLSEMANVDAYADRHMSMESLYDYGSRAGVWRILNEFEKRDLPLTVFAIATALQRNPEVVQALRDGDYDVVCHGLKWIHYQHMPIEQEREHMQQALDIIESLLGKRPIGWYTGRDSPRTRQLVAEQTGMLYDSDYYGDDLPFWTHVPDGATPGATKPHLVVPYTLDTNDMRFASPYGFSHGDEFFQYLKDHFDCLYEEGAERPKMMSIGMHCRMLGKPSRFMALKRFLDYVQSHDKVWITSRDSIARHWLEYHPAHLYLNNA; encoded by the coding sequence ATGACGTATCAACCTCCTCGCGATTACACAGGCTATGGACGCCAAATTCCTCATGCACAATGGCCAAATCAAGCCCGAGTCGCGGTTCAGTTTGTATTAAATTATGAAGAAGGTGGTGAAAACTGTCTACTGCATGGCGATAAGCAATCGGAAACGTTTTTATCTGAAATGGCCAATGTCGACGCGTACGCCGATCGCCACATGAGTATGGAATCTCTTTACGATTATGGATCTCGAGCCGGCGTATGGCGCATTTTAAATGAATTTGAAAAACGGGATCTGCCTTTAACGGTCTTCGCTATTGCCACTGCGTTACAGCGTAACCCAGAAGTTGTTCAAGCACTACGCGATGGTGATTATGATGTTGTATGCCATGGGTTAAAATGGATTCACTACCAACATATGCCCATTGAACAAGAACGCGAACATATGCAACAAGCTCTCGATATAATCGAATCGTTATTGGGTAAACGCCCTATCGGGTGGTATACCGGGCGTGACTCACCGCGTACTCGTCAACTGGTTGCCGAACAAACAGGCATGCTCTATGACTCTGACTACTATGGCGATGATCTTCCTTTCTGGACCCACGTACCAGATGGAGCGACACCAGGCGCAACTAAACCGCATCTTGTTGTCCCTTATACGTTAGATACCAACGACATGCGCTTTGCCTCTCCTTATGGTTTTAGTCATGGCGACGAATTTTTCCAATACCTCAAAGATCATTTCGATTGCTTATATGAAGAAGGCGCAGAGCGCCCGAAAATGATGTCGATTGGCATGCACTGTCGAATGCTAGGCAAACCGAGTCGTTTTATGGCACTGAAACGTTTTCTCGATTACGTACAATCACACGATAAAGTCTGGATTACCTCACGTGATAGCATCGCGCGTCACTGGCTTGAATACCATCCGGCGCATCTATATTTAAACAACGCATAA
- the cobK gene encoding precorrin-6A reductase: MSDKQLLVFGGTNDSVTLCEALDKYNHSYVLSVASEAGSQMSKNLRGEVICGRMDTNEIIHYLRDHYINMIIDCSHPHSEILHQNILSAAQELGIPVIRFERPTEMVADPLVVNVRSVSEACQHVAASMKTVLLTTGSKELNVFCEALANKSLVARVLPTAEVLTYCESLGLGINNLVAMLGPFSEAFNQAMYERIEPDVVITKQCAEAGSFLDTVKPCIEMGIPCIVIEKPKITSETDYQQILTSLEDADALFAQWMSAAEK, translated from the coding sequence TTGAGTGATAAACAATTATTAGTCTTCGGCGGAACTAATGATTCCGTAACTTTATGTGAAGCATTGGATAAATATAATCATTCATATGTTCTGTCTGTCGCCTCGGAAGCGGGCTCACAAATGTCGAAAAATCTCCGCGGTGAGGTGATTTGCGGGCGAATGGATACCAATGAAATCATTCATTATTTACGTGACCATTACATTAATATGATCATTGATTGTTCACACCCTCACTCGGAAATACTGCATCAAAACATCCTGAGTGCGGCGCAAGAGCTCGGAATACCGGTCATTCGATTTGAACGGCCGACAGAAATGGTTGCCGATCCTTTAGTGGTGAATGTACGTTCGGTAAGTGAAGCTTGTCAGCATGTGGCCGCGTCTATGAAAACGGTACTATTAACGACGGGCAGTAAAGAGCTCAACGTATTTTGTGAGGCTTTAGCGAACAAATCTTTGGTGGCACGCGTGTTACCCACAGCTGAAGTGTTGACGTATTGTGAATCACTTGGTTTGGGTATTAATAATTTGGTGGCCATGCTTGGTCCGTTTAGTGAAGCGTTTAATCAAGCCATGTATGAACGGATCGAACCTGATGTGGTGATAACCAAACAATGCGCAGAAGCAGGATCGTTCCTGGATACGGTTAAGCCCTGTATTGAGATGGGGATTCCCTGCATTGTCATTGAAAAGCCAAAAATAACCTCAGAGACAGATTACCAGCAGATATTAACCAGCTTAGAAGATGCGGATGCGTTATTTGCCCAGTGGATGAGTGCGGCTGAGAAATAA
- a CDS encoding DUF3237 family protein, with translation MQLLYFLASPPNDDIYFHTTPTLEIDSGRLRWLKEPLFVCSASRTQTGVFIDVYLVK, from the coding sequence ATGCAGCTTTTATATTTTCTTGCAAGTCCCCCCAACGACGATATTTATTTTCACACAACCCCGACATTAGAGATCGACAGTGGTAGACTACGCTGGCTTAAGGAACCTCTCTTTGTTTGTAGTGCTAGCCGCACCCAAACAGGCGTCTTTATTGATGTGTATCTTGTGAAATAG
- a CDS encoding alpha/beta hydrolase, producing MTTAVFLHGLGANGRTFHPIINMLDLDTNIHVACPDAPYPHEGSEFGKQWYSSEGNDEQKKARLDKSIERLVQALQQIGNLEDMVLIGFSQGAIIALHAVAKGLPVKGVVSIAGKLYAPVKPRDSWPSMVLLHDNQDPVIPVTQAQQTYQWLKDAGAEPEAFLSNDVGHSISAQMLPIIRQAIMSHHQ from the coding sequence ATGACAACCGCTGTTTTTCTTCACGGCCTCGGGGCTAATGGTCGTACTTTTCATCCTATTATCAATATGCTGGATCTTGATACTAATATTCATGTTGCTTGCCCAGATGCCCCCTACCCACATGAGGGCTCAGAGTTTGGTAAACAGTGGTACTCATCCGAGGGTAATGATGAACAGAAAAAAGCGCGCCTCGATAAAAGCATCGAGCGTTTAGTCCAAGCCCTGCAACAGATTGGCAACCTTGAAGACATGGTGTTAATTGGATTTTCACAAGGGGCAATCATCGCTCTGCATGCCGTCGCTAAAGGATTGCCCGTCAAGGGGGTCGTGTCTATCGCTGGTAAATTATATGCTCCAGTCAAACCACGTGACTCATGGCCGAGTATGGTACTACTGCATGACAATCAAGATCCGGTCATTCCTGTTACACAAGCACAACAAACCTACCAATGGCTCAAAGACGCGGGCGCCGAACCTGAAGCATTCTTGTCTAACGATGTCGGTCATTCAATCAGTGCCCAAATGTTACCCATTATTCGCCAAGCGATTATGAGCCATCACCAATAA
- a CDS encoding ABC transporter substrate-binding protein translates to MKVSTLLPLAAIIAASCAHAGETKVFKFSDNGAPNTFDPVQSGTTYSNEIVTAVYDTLYEYKYLKRPYELEPNLADGMPTVSNHGLTYTIKIKQGVHFIDDDAFKNGKGREVTAQDFVYSIKRHYDPKNRSQGAWVWAGKIAGMSDWKKAGSDYSQPVKGLKALDDHTIQITLTEPFPQLMYTLAMGYSAVVPHEAVAKYGREFGLHPVGSGPFELTSTNSTKTVLVRNPHYRQDVFHAKAEGYDPNIHGDTGIASLDGKTMPFVDRIEANWVKQPSARWNSFSKGNEIQNTKLQNEQIDRVLKSKDPVTLRLEYAKKYHYRVATEAGMVYNLFNFDDDYFGYSKNPKTNKENKALRCAIVKSFNWPQRIERFYLGLGQAYPGFIVPGTDGYDPNMDNSAIEQNLAKAKQLLKDNGWNKKNLPVLHYPSVSSVRSKQFFEQFRGNLMKIGYPGNKIKFKAYATFGDFNRDIKNSKTQMMPMAWLLDYPDAENTLQLFYGPNRSPGANSANYENPQYDALFKQASVMQPSPERTKIYRQLNQMLVDDCVGIGSFSRTSILMWHKDTIMWPEPSILGNYFKYVDVK, encoded by the coding sequence ATGAAAGTCTCAACCTTGTTGCCTTTGGCCGCGATTATCGCTGCCTCGTGCGCACATGCTGGTGAAACGAAAGTCTTTAAATTTTCAGATAATGGGGCCCCTAATACATTCGACCCCGTCCAATCAGGAACAACTTATAGCAATGAAATTGTCACGGCGGTCTACGATACCCTGTATGAATACAAATATTTAAAGCGCCCTTATGAGCTTGAACCCAACCTCGCTGATGGTATGCCAACCGTCTCTAATCATGGTCTGACCTACACCATTAAAATCAAACAAGGCGTTCATTTTATTGACGATGATGCCTTTAAAAATGGTAAAGGCCGTGAAGTGACGGCGCAAGATTTCGTGTATTCAATCAAACGTCATTACGATCCTAAAAATCGCTCGCAAGGGGCATGGGTATGGGCCGGTAAAATAGCTGGGATGAGTGACTGGAAAAAAGCCGGTTCAGATTACTCTCAACCCGTCAAAGGCCTGAAAGCGTTAGATGACCACACGATTCAAATCACGTTAACCGAACCTTTTCCGCAACTGATGTATACATTAGCAATGGGATACTCAGCCGTGGTGCCACACGAGGCAGTAGCAAAATACGGACGCGAATTTGGCCTACATCCTGTCGGTAGCGGACCATTTGAGCTTACATCAACCAACAGCACCAAAACTGTATTGGTACGCAATCCACACTATCGCCAAGATGTGTTTCATGCCAAAGCCGAAGGGTACGATCCTAATATTCATGGTGACACAGGGATTGCTTCGCTCGATGGAAAAACTATGCCGTTTGTTGACCGCATTGAAGCCAACTGGGTCAAACAACCGTCGGCGCGCTGGAACTCATTTAGTAAAGGGAATGAAATACAAAATACCAAGCTACAAAATGAACAGATTGATCGAGTATTAAAATCCAAAGATCCGGTAACATTACGCCTTGAGTACGCCAAGAAATATCATTACCGGGTGGCAACCGAAGCGGGCATGGTTTACAACCTATTTAACTTTGATGACGACTATTTTGGTTACAGTAAAAACCCAAAAACGAACAAAGAAAACAAAGCACTGCGTTGTGCGATAGTAAAATCATTTAACTGGCCACAACGTATTGAGCGTTTTTATCTTGGGCTAGGTCAGGCCTACCCTGGTTTCATTGTACCCGGTACCGATGGTTACGATCCTAATATGGATAACTCGGCCATAGAGCAAAATCTTGCCAAAGCGAAACAACTACTCAAAGACAACGGTTGGAATAAGAAAAACTTACCCGTGCTCCACTATCCGTCAGTCTCTTCAGTGCGCAGTAAACAGTTCTTTGAGCAGTTCCGCGGTAACTTAATGAAAATCGGTTATCCCGGTAACAAAATTAAGTTTAAAGCCTATGCGACATTTGGTGACTTTAACCGGGATATTAAAAACAGTAAAACCCAGATGATGCCAATGGCTTGGTTGCTCGATTACCCAGACGCTGAGAATACTTTGCAACTTTTTTATGGTCCAAACCGTTCGCCCGGCGCTAACAGTGCGAACTACGAAAACCCACAATACGATGCGCTATTTAAACAAGCCTCGGTGATGCAACCTAGTCCTGAGCGCACCAAAATCTACCGTCAACTCAACCAGATGTTAGTTGACGACTGCGTTGGCATTGGCAGCTTTTCACGTACCAGTATACTGATGTGGCATAAAGACACGATTATGTGGCCAGAGCCAAGTATTCTAGGTAACTACTTTAAATACGTTGACGTGAAATAA